From the Spiroplasma alleghenense genome, one window contains:
- a CDS encoding ABC transporter permease, producing MKRNGNWFLFFKQSFRNIFKFRVQFIIVIVLTFMSTLILTVSLGVSSILRNSHDQIVNTGNKFDYEYQYQFEQKRSSEGPNQTIPLNDYINNNYSHFIDDVNFSLEPNEESAFNFLLSNDQKNKNEEQENFLVRFYKSEGFQKAIYELFLRNENGLANAILNYDFNPNSGKPEYNNNNIFYKLDNPFLYYSLDNLKKEYAADLGCADGFKALDYTKYTVAGMYTAKNGCSWLNEIERDNGMKVYMNYAFQNLIKTNFVHLSDYANYYMNQILDKIAVEGKIPTFGEVNTKWGDKNTGITLKQTSENKPVIVDEAAELTELFFQYLLGFKTTIAETQSARVTEIKGGNFLISKNGQWINEGSASQLEKLEEEGEIEAGKHFLTNQTDVYEYGRRGQINPMVIFMENNKFLTQRWLNDHWSITGLGKEEVSNTSSMQMYHDFYTFPNQWDFEHYIQDSGSVNSSMFLLHQKNAAQILDFDTNVRTELFYFDNESQSKFRAVAIDSKEPDSNLTIIKGKMPRSNNEVAISQQYAKRNKLKVGNLISIGGTTVVISGFATDKYSFYPMSDNDVPLPDNKNGVIIYGSKNTIAAIRSQGFENYSTNYNTIFLTNKGNEATKNDRKSLYSALLSNQPKEMNASYKFIKSFQDSPIKDGDKGIGNYSSLYSIRSFDNSNFSLNWSVYSGAVTIFNIFAICSSIVIAAISLAAIAIGISKTIRANMGQIINLKALGVKSSEIGTSYLVYGFLVIITIPVAWIVSSLIQIPLFNIFANYFSAPYNSVYFDWVPLIICVFILGGVASLVAYLRTVSLTKGSIVELQELKDEVKRSKIIDKIKNTWFKNASFSKRFSIDIASTGSRQTWMVASTIFISSFFIGGTLALPSIAINFKDSYYKSIRYSNEYSAYLPVGNSPFSKSALNTWEGHENLEKDWKDSDLFKSFGMNGYYSNRNNYTATSNNVGLVPNFINAGSDENFKVDWSVEYLVNNLNDLVPVVSSIFGTNFYNVIGQAFSVGELEQFLGWVIHSVNQPGKQIPWESDKQREEFLKTLSDTLTKGIGPILSLVMGSITDDGQKPNPDADWKTQILDSIIGSVPPYVKAYVNQSESRKNQFAFGYSYDQVIPDHETLATKIDFQTSDNQKIKITGLPKTQNAYTLSERDFNRTQLSKDVHEKITQIIEGNYNGGDIEENGIKVYDKDSKTILIPVIANRQAESSLNFYRDKVISGITPEKSQLTYLSKGGYKVLPKGAWIYDDSDWIKFKKTQKAEEINQSQYLDPFAMDNNKFTYNESFNNDKVAEGAFVFADWDYDKTGNIVGSHLRPYYNYDNLQLWFPEDEININELSENSPGVNKEGTWKESGIDSGKVPESVKAAWGKGTTSTTWTKVLPYDLTYDSKWEKPIKNLQGGELNHLLNKVSYFMQSQLSGAGDVFLGLSRGNQSLSNNQLSKVDIVNVGELNSYNDNIIIGDQEIVNSLAGYSNTYFTPYNYNPDGKEVGNYKGIKTFETLTPEQLVKRKLEDQFRNNFNGKINYWWNTKLSNVDETIGITSYVSFNNKERTGNFTVGGNNRFKVTTSYEGQSLLSETKALVNQISGMAALIGVLLVSIIIITSSLFVILICDLLVSKNSRFIILMKSLGYSKRRLVGYIIGTVTVFSIIGFVLGLGLSYLGLWGLISLISNLGGVAIPFALTWWAPFLAVMLVGGAYSISIFAAMHKVVNTSPHVLTTVSE from the coding sequence ATGAAAAGAAATGGCAATTGGTTTTTGTTTTTTAAACAAAGCTTTAGAAATATATTTAAATTTCGAGTACAATTTATTATTGTTATTGTCCTAACTTTTATGTCTACTTTAATATTGACAGTTTCACTAGGGGTTTCTTCAATTTTGCGAAATAGTCACGACCAAATTGTGAATACTGGAAACAAATTTGATTATGAATATCAATATCAGTTTGAACAAAAAAGAAGTTCAGAAGGTCCTAACCAAACAATTCCATTAAACGATTACATTAATAATAATTATTCACATTTTATTGACGATGTGAATTTTAGTCTTGAGCCTAATGAAGAGAGTGCCTTCAATTTTTTGCTAAGTAATGATCAAAAAAACAAAAATGAAGAACAAGAAAACTTTTTAGTAAGGTTTTATAAAAGTGAAGGGTTTCAAAAGGCGATTTATGAGTTATTTTTACGCAATGAAAACGGCTTAGCTAATGCAATTTTAAATTATGACTTTAATCCAAATAGTGGAAAACCAGAATATAACAACAATAACATTTTTTATAAATTGGATAATCCTTTCTTGTACTACTCATTAGATAATTTGAAAAAAGAGTACGCTGCTGATTTAGGTTGTGCAGATGGTTTTAAAGCATTGGATTACACAAAATATACAGTAGCAGGGATGTATACAGCTAAAAATGGTTGCTCATGGTTAAATGAAATTGAACGTGATAATGGAATGAAAGTTTACATGAACTATGCTTTCCAGAACCTAATTAAGACTAATTTTGTTCATCTTTCAGATTATGCAAACTATTACATGAATCAAATATTGGATAAAATAGCAGTAGAAGGAAAGATACCTACTTTTGGAGAAGTCAATACAAAATGAGGAGATAAAAACACCGGTATTACTTTAAAACAAACTTCGGAAAATAAGCCAGTAATTGTTGATGAAGCGGCTGAATTGACAGAACTGTTCTTTCAATATCTTTTAGGTTTTAAAACAACAATTGCTGAAACTCAATCAGCTAGAGTTACAGAAATTAAAGGCGGCAATTTCTTAATATCAAAAAACGGACAATGAATCAATGAAGGCTCGGCTTCACAATTGGAAAAATTAGAAGAAGAAGGTGAAATTGAAGCTGGAAAACATTTTTTAACTAATCAAACAGATGTTTATGAATATGGACGTCGTGGTCAAATTAATCCAATGGTTATTTTTATGGAAAATAATAAATTTTTAACTCAGAGATGATTAAATGACCATTGATCAATCACTGGTTTAGGTAAGGAAGAGGTAAGTAATACTTCTTCAATGCAAATGTACCATGATTTCTATACTTTCCCAAATCAATGAGATTTTGAACACTACATTCAAGATTCTGGTTCAGTCAATAGTTCAATGTTTTTGCTTCACCAAAAAAATGCTGCCCAAATTTTAGATTTTGATACAAACGTTAGAACAGAACTATTTTATTTTGATAATGAAAGTCAAAGTAAATTTAGAGCTGTTGCAATCGATTCAAAAGAACCTGATTCAAATTTGACTATCATAAAAGGTAAAATGCCTAGATCAAACAATGAGGTAGCAATATCACAACAATATGCAAAAAGAAATAAATTAAAAGTGGGAAACCTAATTTCAATTGGGGGTACTACTGTAGTTATTTCTGGTTTTGCTACAGATAAATATTCATTCTATCCAATGAGTGATAATGATGTGCCTTTACCTGACAATAAAAATGGGGTAATTATTTATGGTTCTAAAAATACAATTGCCGCAATTAGAAGTCAAGGTTTTGAAAATTATTCAACAAACTACAACACAATTTTCTTAACAAACAAAGGTAATGAAGCAACTAAAAATGATCGTAAAAGCTTATATAGTGCTTTATTATCAAATCAACCAAAAGAAATGAATGCAAGTTATAAATTTATAAAAAGTTTTCAAGACTCACCGATAAAAGATGGTGATAAGGGAATTGGAAACTACAGTTCTCTTTACTCTATCCGCTCTTTTGATAACTCAAATTTCAGCTTAAACTGAAGTGTATATTCTGGAGCTGTAACAATATTTAATATTTTTGCAATCTGTTCTTCAATAGTTATTGCAGCAATTTCGCTAGCAGCAATTGCGATAGGAATTAGTAAAACAATTAGAGCAAATATGGGTCAAATTATTAACCTTAAAGCTCTAGGAGTTAAATCCTCTGAGATTGGAACTTCTTATTTGGTTTATGGATTCCTAGTAATTATAACTATTCCTGTGGCTTGAATAGTAAGTTCGCTAATACAGATACCATTATTTAATATTTTTGCAAACTATTTCTCAGCACCTTATAATTCTGTCTACTTTGATTGAGTACCTTTAATAATATGTGTTTTCATATTAGGTGGGGTAGCATCTCTGGTTGCCTATTTAAGAACTGTGTCATTAACCAAGGGAAGCATAGTTGAGTTACAAGAACTAAAAGACGAAGTTAAGCGATCAAAAATTATTGATAAAATTAAAAATACATGATTTAAAAATGCTAGTTTCTCAAAACGATTTAGTATTGATATTGCGTCAACAGGTTCGCGCCAAACTTGAATGGTTGCTTCAACAATCTTTATTTCATCATTCTTTATTGGAGGAACGCTTGCGCTACCTTCGATTGCGATTAATTTTAAAGATTCTTACTACAAGAGTATTAGGTATAGCAATGAATATTCTGCTTATTTACCTGTAGGTAACTCTCCATTCTCAAAAAGTGCATTAAATACTTGAGAAGGTCATGAAAATCTTGAAAAAGACTGAAAAGACTCTGACTTATTTAAAAGCTTCGGTATGAATGGTTATTATTCAAATAGAAATAACTATACAGCAACTTCAAATAATGTTGGGTTAGTACCAAACTTCATTAATGCAGGTAGTGATGAAAACTTTAAAGTTGACTGGTCGGTAGAATACTTAGTTAATAATTTAAATGATTTAGTACCAGTAGTTTCAAGTATTTTTGGTACAAATTTCTATAACGTAATTGGTCAAGCATTTTCTGTTGGAGAATTAGAACAATTTTTAGGTTGGGTAATTCATTCAGTGAACCAACCAGGAAAACAAATTCCATGGGAAAGCGACAAGCAACGAGAAGAGTTTTTAAAAACTTTAAGTGATACACTAACTAAAGGAATTGGTCCAATTCTAAGTTTAGTTATGGGTTCAATTACTGATGATGGACAAAAACCGAATCCAGATGCTGACTGAAAAACTCAAATACTAGATTCGATTATCGGTTCAGTGCCTCCGTATGTAAAGGCTTACGTTAATCAAAGTGAAAGTCGTAAAAACCAATTTGCCTTTGGTTATTCATATGATCAAGTAATACCAGATCACGAAACTCTAGCAACTAAAATAGATTTCCAAACTAGTGATAATCAAAAAATAAAAATAACAGGATTACCTAAAACTCAAAATGCTTATACATTATCAGAACGTGATTTTAACCGCACTCAGTTATCTAAAGATGTCCACGAAAAAATTACACAAATTATTGAAGGTAATTATAATGGTGGAGATATTGAGGAAAATGGTATAAAAGTTTATGACAAAGATAGCAAAACTATCTTAATTCCAGTAATTGCCAATCGTCAAGCAGAATCAAGTTTAAATTTCTATCGTGATAAAGTAATTTCAGGAATTACACCTGAAAAATCTCAACTGACATATTTAAGCAAGGGTGGCTATAAAGTTCTTCCTAAAGGCGCTTGGATCTATGATGATTCTGATTGAATTAAATTTAAAAAGACTCAAAAAGCTGAAGAAATTAATCAATCTCAGTACCTAGATCCTTTTGCAATGGATAACAATAAGTTCACTTATAATGAATCATTTAATAATGATAAGGTAGCTGAAGGGGCTTTTGTATTCGCTGATTGAGATTATGATAAAACCGGAAATATAGTTGGTTCTCATTTAAGACCGTATTATAACTACGATAATTTACAATTGTGATTCCCAGAAGATGAAATAAACATTAATGAATTGTCTGAAAATTCTCCTGGAGTTAACAAAGAGGGTACATGAAAAGAATCGGGAATTGACTCAGGTAAAGTGCCTGAGTCTGTTAAAGCTGCTTGAGGTAAGGGAACAACTTCAACAACTTGAACCAAAGTGCTTCCATATGATTTAACATATGACAGTAAATGAGAAAAACCAATTAAAAACCTTCAAGGAGGGGAACTAAATCACTTATTGAATAAAGTAAGTTACTTTATGCAAAGTCAATTAAGCGGAGCCGGGGATGTCTTCTTGGGTCTATCAAGGGGTAACCAATCATTAAGCAATAATCAATTGAGTAAGGTTGATATTGTTAATGTTGGTGAGTTAAACTCTTACAATGACAATATAATCATTGGTGATCAAGAAATTGTCAATAGTTTGGCGGGTTACTCAAATACTTACTTTACCCCATATAACTACAATCCAGATGGTAAAGAAGTAGGTAATTACAAGGGGATAAAAACATTTGAAACTCTAACCCCTGAACAACTTGTTAAAAGAAAATTAGAAGACCAGTTTAGAAATAATTTTAATGGAAAAATCAATTATTGGTGAAACACCAAATTAAGTAATGTGGATGAAACCATTGGTATTACATCATATGTTTCGTTTAATAATAAGGAACGAACAGGTAACTTTACTGTTGGGGGAAATAATCGATTTAAAGTAACAACTTCCTATGAAGGTCAAAGTTTACTAAGCGAAACCAAAGCTCTTGTAAATCAAATTTCAGGAATGGCAGCCTTAATTGGGGTCTTGCTAGTTTCAATTATTATCATCACTTCATCGCTGTTTGTAATTTTAATTTGTGACTTGCTAGTTTCGAAAAATAGTCGATTTATTATTTTGATGAAATCCCTTGGTTATTCAAAACGACGATTAGTTGGTTATATAATTGGGACAGTAACTGTATTTAGTATTATTGGATTCGTTTTAGGATTGGGATTATCATACCTAGGACTATGAGGTCTAATAAGTCTGATTTCTAATTTAGGGGGAGTTGCTATTCCATTCGCCTTAACTTGGTGAGCTCCATTCCTAGCGGTAATGCTAGTTGGGGGAGCTTATTCAATCAGTATTTTTGCAGCAATGCATAAAGTCGTAAATACGTCACCACATGTTCTAACGACTGTATCAGAATAA
- the yihA gene encoding ribosome biogenesis GTP-binding protein YihA/YsxC, which translates to MEIKQAVFIKSAAKKEGWLVDDIPEVCFVGRSNVGKSSFINALTNNNKLAKISSTPGKTRLLNFFSINNNKFRIVDAPGYGFAKVNVNLKIQFAEMMEEYLTERENLKFVCQLVDLRHNPSKDDIEMYRFFKDFNIKVFMIATKLDKVKKNDIAKNEKNIKQLLEFDNEDYFMKFSNKDRKNLQDITRTMSEIFGFNN; encoded by the coding sequence ATGGAGATTAAGCAAGCAGTATTTATTAAGTCGGCTGCTAAAAAAGAAGGTTGATTGGTTGATGATATTCCTGAGGTCTGTTTTGTGGGTCGCAGTAATGTTGGTAAATCAAGTTTTATTAATGCCTTAACAAATAATAATAAATTAGCAAAAATTTCTTCAACCCCAGGTAAAACAAGGTTGTTGAATTTCTTTTCAATTAATAATAATAAATTTCGTATTGTGGATGCTCCTGGATACGGTTTTGCAAAGGTTAATGTTAATTTAAAAATTCAATTTGCAGAAATGATGGAAGAATATTTAACAGAGAGAGAAAATTTGAAATTTGTTTGCCAATTAGTTGACTTACGTCACAATCCAAGTAAAGATGATATTGAAATGTACCGCTTTTTTAAGGACTTTAATATCAAGGTTTTCATGATAGCAACAAAACTGGATAAAGTTAAAAAGAACGACATTGCTAAAAATGAAAAAAATATTAAACAGTTATTAGAATTTGATAATGAAGATTACTTCATGAAATTTTCAAACAAAGACCGCAAAAATTTGCAAGATATCACAAGAACAATGAGCGAAATTTTTGGTTTTAATAATTAA